A genomic segment from Corylus avellana chromosome ca5, CavTom2PMs-1.0 encodes:
- the LOC132180445 gene encoding UDP-glycosyltransferase 83A1-like, protein MGNPHVLVVPYPAQGHIIPLLELSQCLVQHGFKITFVNTEFYHNQIMNGNAMKDKTGNQIHLVSISDGLETLEDRKKPGKLSEAVLKVLPEKLEELIEQINGSNGEEITCILADQSIGWALEIAQKKGIRRAAFCPAAAALLVLGFSIPKLIEDGIIADDGTPMKKQIIHLSPAMPAMSTETLVWTCVGNLTMQKNIFELLVRNNKSVKATEWLLCNSTYDLEPAAFALAPNILPIGPLLASNQPGESSSVGKFLPEDSTCLKWLDQQPPGSVIYVAFGSFTIFAPTQFQELALGLELCNRPFLWVVRPADITDGKSNGYPREFHDRVAASGRMVGWAAQQKILSHPSVACFISHCGWNSTMEGVSSGIPFLCWPYFADQFLNQSYICDVWEVGLRLERDESGVISRGEIESKVEQILSNEKLKERALDLKNIVKTSIKEGGGSHNNLKNFVEWMKA, encoded by the exons aTGGGCAATCCACATGTTCTGGTTGTGCCATATCCAGCACAAGGCCATATAATTCCTCTGCTGGAGCTATCACAGTGCTTAGTCCAGCATGGCTTCAAGATAACATTTGTAAATACAGAGTTTTATCACAACCAAATCATGAATGGAAATGCAATGAAGGATAAAACAGGGAATCAAATCCATCTGGTTTCCATTTCTGATGGGTTAGAGACCTTGGAGGACAGAAAAAAGCCAGGGAAGTTGTCAGAGGCAGTCTTGAAGGTTTTGCCTGAGAAGCTAGAAGAGCTCATCGAGCAGATTAATGGGTCCAATGGTGAAGAGATCACTTGTATCCTCGCTGATCAGAGTATTGGATGGGCCCTAGAAATTGCACAGAAGAAGGGAATCCGACGAGCTGCCTTCTGCCCTGCAGCAGCAGCACTGTTGGTCTTAGGATTTAGCATCCCAAAGTTGATTGAAGATGGAATTATTGCTGATGATG GAACTCCAATGAAAAAACAGATCATTCATCTCTCACCAGCAATGCCTGCCATGAGCACAGAAACCTTGGTTTGGACCTGCGTTGGCAACTTGACCAtgcagaaaaatattttcgagCTTTTGGTAAGAAACAACAAGTCTGTGAAAGCGACTGAGTGGCTGCTATGTAACTCAACTTATGACCTTGAGCCTGCAGCATTTGCCTTGGCTCCAAATATTCTACCTATAGGTCCACTTTTGGCAAGCAACCAGCCAGGAGAGTCATCATCAGTAGGAAAATTCTTGCCAGAGGACTCAACTTGTTTGAAATGGCTGGATCAACAGCCACCAGGCTCAGTGATATATGTTGCATTCGGAAGTTTCACAATTTTTGCCCCAACCCAGTTCCAAGAATTGGCCTTGGGGCTGGAACTCTGCAACAGACCATTCTTGTGGGTAGTGCGGCCAGCTGACATCACAGATGGGAAAAGCAATGGCTACCCAAGAGAATTTCATGACAGAGTAGCCGCTAGTGGGCGGATGGTGGGATGGGCGGCGCAGCAGAAGATTCTGAGCCATCCGTCAGTTGCTTGCTTCATAAGCCACTGTGGTTGGAACTCCACCATGGAAGGTGTAAGCAGCGGGATCCCATTCTTGTGCTGGCCTTATTTTGCCGACCAGTTCCTAAACCAGAGCTATATCTGTGATGTTTGGGAGGTTGGGTTGCGTTTAGAACGAGATGAAAGTGGCGTCATATCACGAGGAGAAATTGAAAGTAAGGTGGAGCAAATTCTGAGcaatgaaaaattgaaagaaaggGCTTTGGATCTCAAGAATATAGTCAAGACTAGTATCAAAGAAGGCGGTGGCTCTCACAATAATTTGAAGAATTTCGTTGAATGGATGAAAGCATAG